A stretch of DNA from Odontesthes bonariensis isolate fOdoBon6 chromosome 5, fOdoBon6.hap1, whole genome shotgun sequence:
gtaaataaacaaagaaaagaacatgTCTAAGCTGAAATGTTTTGTCGAAGGAACCCTCTTAAACCCAAAAATATTGACTATGATATTAGAGTCAATAGATATGAAAAGTACGGAGAGACATAAACAACAAATGTAGCATGATGTGACTGATTAGTTTGTTCCCTATAATAAGAATTAACACGCTGTGTTCTCAAGGTCAGGAATCAATCTCCATCTCTGTAACAGCAAGCTCCGTTTGTGTGTGGGTTGCTGAAAATAATCCCAGTATTTATCGCCATGTATTTATGAAGTGATGCATCTGTCAGTATAAGTGACAAAGTCTGAGAGGAGAGTGTGTGTAAAGCAGAGTGATGACTCATGCATGCTTAATCTCCATCAGTCTGGTGGTGGCATAACACCACGAGGTTGTGTTACTAAATTAGTGCTCGGTGCAATCGACCACAGAGCTTGAGTGTTTCTCAGAGAAAAAGAGACAGTGTACGTACGAATGAGAAGGACGGCTGCAGTGAATAAGCAAGTAAAGGTGATGGATGAAGGGACATGAATCGTCTCCTGATGATTCGATCAGCTCTTCTGTCTTACTTTACcctaaaacatgcatgtcaagtAAAAGGGTATCTCTAAATAGATatataggtaggtaggtaggtaggttggTCATAAGGAACTCAGCCACAACCAAGTATCTACAAAGAGTAAATCAGGTCCTGATGAGTCAGCAGAATGGGAGGAACAAAGTCCAAGCTATCAACACATATGCCCTGCCAGTTATCAGCTGGTATAATAACTTGGCCAAAGGAGGAGATATGAGTTggaagtcccaaagtcaaagtGACAGAAACCTCTGAAGGTGGTGGAGGACAATGGAGTTAAGACCCTGTGGGGCTTCCAGGTCCAAACTGATAAACTGATAAACTGGTGATGGCTAACCAACCGGGCACTGTGGTGGTCGACAAACAACAGAGGAAGGCAGTAGTGATGAATGTAGCAATACGAAGCAACACAACcattaagcaaaaaaaaatcacgaggGACTGAAAAAGAAGATAGAAATGATTTAGGAAATGAAGGCAACAGTGGTGACAGTGGTAATCGGAGCACTGGTGACCTTGATGCACAGACTGGCACAGTGGCTATATCAGACTTTACTGGGAGTGCAGATTTTTTCTATTATCTTATATTGGTATAACTCATGTGTACATTACTGCATTACTGGGTATATTTATTTACAATTGGCATTTGGGTGTGTCATAGTAGGAAAAGCACAGCTGTTACTAATATCAGTGTCCTAATATGATGTTTTAGCAGTTACTATACAAGAATTTATACTTCACCTGTTTACGCACCAAGGACTCTAGACATTTGTCATCTCCAAATGCTACAGCATGTATGGATCTTGAGTAAGTTTTAGCCATGTTTACACTGAATAAATTGTAAACTAGCACATACAGAGTGTCTAATTGGTATTGCACATAcgtttaaaaacatttgaaaatagcATAAGTACATGAAAATAAGATCAATTTGATTTCAAATGTATCATGGACTTTAAGTCACAcaagactttaaaaaaagatcTCTGCGTCCTTATCCTTCTAGATTCTACTGGGACCTGTTGATGCTGCTGTTGATGATGGGCAACTTAATCATCCTGCCAGTGGGAATCACATTCTTTCGTGAGGAGAACACACCCTCGTGGATCATCTTCAATGTGGTCTCTGACACTCTCTTTATGGTTGACTTGGTTCTCAACTTCAGAACCGGCATTATCAAAGAAGACAGCACAGAGATATTGCTTGACCCCAGGTCAGGAGgagtatttgtgtgtgtattgatgTGTTGTAGCGTGTTGTCTGAAATATCAGCACAGCTAGCCCACTTCCATAGAAATATAAATGAGCTCCTCAGTGCCatctgttgggtttctgttcAAGCTAATTCACGTGTGAGATGTGGAAAAGTGATGTGGCTCAGCTTTGTTCAAGCTCCAGTGTGTTCCTGATGAATACTGATGAGGCCTGTCTCATTCCAGGCAAATATTTGACTCACATTTACAAAGCAAGACTGCCAAATGAGGTATGTCACCAGTCTTCCATCTTCCTCTAACTCAGGGAGATCCGCCAGAACTACCTGAAGAGCTGGTTTCTTGTGGACTTTGTCTCATCTATCCCAGTGGACTACATCTTCCTGATGATGGACAGTCTCGACTCGGAGGTCTACAGGACGGCCAGAGCACTGCGCATATTCCGCTTCACTAAAATCCTGAGTCTGCTTCGGCTGCTCCGCCTGTCTAGACTCATCCGCTACATCCACCAGTGGGAGGAGGTGAGAGGCACAGAGACAGAAACCAAACAGAGACCAAACAAAGACGTGACTCATCACAAGGCACTTTCTTATGACATAGCTTGTTTTGGTGGTTTAGGAACCTCCTTTTTTTAATGTATAATGACAAGATGAAATGCCTCTAATAAATTATGTTAAATCCACATATTTATTCCACCCCTTCATCCATTCTCTTActctttctgtcctctcagatCTTCCACATGACCTATGACCTTGCCAGTGCCATGGTGAGGATAGTAAACCTGATTGGtatgatgctgctgctgtgccACTGGGACGGCTGTCTCCAGTTTCTGGTCCCCATGCTGCAGGACTTCCCTCCTGACTGCTGGGTTTCCAAGAACCTGATGGTGGTGAGTCTCCACGCGGGAGTCTTAATTTGCGTGTGTTATTCTTAGCGCGTCGAAGCAGATGATTTTAGCGTTAGATGGGAAAAAATAGGACATTCAGAATGAATTGAATCAGTCACAGAAAGTGGTGTCTGAGCTTGTTTGAATAGTGTGCAGAAAATTAATTTCAGATAAACGCAGACTCTTGAGAGCTGCTGGTTTTGACTGTGTGCACAGGGTGTAGCTGTTTATCAGATATGACACGCTTTCCTCCTTATCTGTGTTAATTGGCTCATGCAGTCTGGCTGGAATAAGAATGACTACCATCATTACAAAGATGAAGATTCTCTAATTAAAAAAGCTCAGCAGAGATCAGGAGGAAAAACAGTGGAAAGCTTGTGCCATGGATGCAGATGCGCAGTGGTATGAACAGCTGACTCATGTCCCACTGGTTGCCATGAGTGACAGTTGCTAAGCAGACTGATGCTGGGATTTTCCCCTTAGAGAGTTTACTAGACCTACTAGACCATTAGCATCTTGGGATAATTGAACTCACGCACTAAACAgcaggcgcacacacacacacacacacagacacaattcTTTGTGTTTTTCGTGCCTTTTACATTGTCGATGTGCTTTCTATGTTCTGCAGCTTCAcagatttgctttttttttgctcatcgTGGTATATTTTGACACTTACCTTGCTCTGCTGTATTTTCTGAGGTGATGTGCCACAGTGAGTGGAAAAGCCTCCTGTAACATGACTAAATTAAGAACTATTCAAAATCACAGCGCCTCAGTAATTACCACTTTGAacttctttctgtctgtgtcCCACTCACAGAACGACACATGGGGCGTGCAGTACTCCTATGCTCTTTTTAAAGCCATGAGCCACATGTTGTGTATTGGGTACGGTGCCCAGGCTCCGGAGGGCATGACCGATGTGTGGCTCACCATGCTCAGTATGATCGTTGGCGCCACCTGCTACGCCATGTTCATCGGCCACGCCACCGCTCTCATACAGTCATTGGACTCGTCACGTCGACAGTATCAGGAGAAGGTGAAATGTGACTTTTGTCCATCTGTTGCTACATGTATGTTCCACTGTAATAGCTCAGACATGATCTATTTGATATGTTTATGTCTAGTTCCGCTACTAACTATTATTACGAGCTTtaggttattttttatttatcgtTTGGTCAGTTTTTCTAATTTGCCAGAGCTGAAAGTCCTTGAACAGAAATATGCTCCGTTTGCAAAGTTGTGTATCAGAAAGGTGACACATCATCAAATCTGGAAGGCTAAACCAAGTGaaagggatttttttgtttgtttgtttgttttttttaatattgtggAATAATTTTCTGTCAACTGACTACTGTAGTATTTCCAGCCAATCTTCCAAGATTATTTACAGGATAATTATTTCTGTAGGAAGTCATTTCATAACTTATATCTTATACTTAGCTGTTTTGTTCCTTTATGCCTCTAAAGATAGTTAAAAGCACAATACGAATTATGTAAAAACAGTCACGTATGAATGGCTTTTTTACTTTCGATGTGTGAATAATAACAAAAGTTGTAGAGCAGGAAACACTTGTCTTCTGTCTGTAAATATGCTGGAAAAAACAAATCTCTCTGGGTTATTTTatcgttttgttttgtgaagtTTGGAAAGTAAAAGTTGACCAATTCTAGACATATCGTAATTAGCTAAACAAGAGATGTGAACTATTTTAATTTGTGGCTATCGTCATGGAGAATGTGAAGTTTATGTCATGTGTCAGTTTGTTTGGACGCCGTATTGTTTCCTCGCTTGTTCTCAGACTGTCTTTCATATGCAGACCCTAAATTCTAACTTTAGTTTGGTGTTTCTACGCTCAAACTGTACGATCAAATCAAACCTCAAATTCTAATCCTCATAACCAAATGTTAAACAAATCTATCTACTACAGATTTTCAAAATCAAAACGCATCGTTATTATCCCTGTAGTGACTTATTCCACATGACCCCATGAAATTTACACATAACATCACATATATTTGGAACTATAATGATTTGTTTACTTTCACAAATTAGCCAAAAAAACGGTGGGTCAGATTTTGAAATAATACCGACTTGTTAATCAGCAGATTTTGGATTCAGTGAGTGAATTACTCCCAAAAAAAtccatattttttctttcttcatcaCTTTTCTCCTTCAAAAGAtctgaccgtttttagccaagcaaaacaaaatctaACCAGGCAACAATGATCGTAAATGGACGTAATTGGAGAGCACTGCGTGTGCAAATTTATGAGGATCAACGTGAAGcctttaaaactgttttttttttcttttcttggtttGACCAATAGTGTTCACAGTATGCACACTAATTTCTGCTTACTCTACCAGAGCAGTAAATTACAGTTAAGTTTGTGgaaattacatttttacagCACACCCTACAGAGATGATGACGGTGTGAAGTCTAACATTTTCTGATTCCCAGTGTAAACTATTGACTTTCTTTTACAAATGGGTCGAAGAGGGAATGACACAAGACACAATCACAAAATATTCAACAGAGTCTCACAGAGAAgtccctttttttaaaagaggaaaaaggtTTGGAACTAGGGGACAAACAAATAATGCACCGGCACAATTTCTAACCAAACTAATTGTACAGTCGGGGTTTCAGTGGGCACATAGTGTATGTTGCTTTCCCTCAAAGTGACTGTGTTTTTGTGCTTATATTGCAGTACAAGCAAGTGGAGCAGTACATGTCCTTCCATAAGCTTCCTGCAGATATGCGCCAAAAGATCCACGAGTATTATGAGCATCGCTTCCAGGGGAAGATGTTCGATGAGGAGAACATCCTGGGAGAACTTAGCGAGCCACTAAAAGAGGTAATGAATTCACAAACACCCACTGCGCTCATGCCTCCAGCAAATCTCTCTGACTTTTATACTCTTCTTGCTTAATCGTCTCTTTCTCTTCATTTAGGAGATAGTCAGTTTTAACTGCCGGAGCCTGGTGGCTAACATGCCGCTGTTTGCCAATGCTGATCCCAACTTTGTGACCGCTGTGTTGACCAAGCTCCGCTTTGAGGTGTTTCAGCCATTTGACTTCATCATACGTGAAGGCACTGTTGGACGCAAGATGTATTTCATCCAGCATGGACGAGTCAGTGTGCTGACTCGTGGCAACAAGGAAACCAAGCTGAGCGATGGATCTTATTTTGGAGGTGAGGACATTTCATTGTGAAAGGATTAAATTGGGAGTCGAAACTTTTTTGGGAAGGAGTTACTCTATTCAGAAGCAAACAATAATACCAAATCATTCAGTGATCGCTTTCATGCAAATGTTTAGTCTGAAGTTAATTTATCTCACACATCCACTTGTGTCCTGTCCTTGTTCTCCTCCTGCCATCGTCTCTTCTGTCTTCATCAGAGATCTGTTTGTTGACTCGTGGACGGAGGACAGCCAGCGTCCGTGCGGACACATATTGTCGGCTGTACTCTCTCAGTGTGGACAGCTTTAACGAGGTTCTGGAGGAACACCCGATGATGAGGCGTGCCTTTGAGACTGTCGCTGTAGACCGTTTGGACCGTATTGGTAACGTGTGGGCTTCTGATTGCTGCATTTGCCTTTCACTCTTATCTGTGCAGTGATTCATTCAGCTTCGACAGTTCCAAATAGTTGAGCTTATCCATCCAAGTCTGCTGAATTCCCCAGTCTCCTTGTCTGGATTATCATCAGCTGAAAGGTTCAGGAATCATCTttgaaaacaaataataaagGATTGGCAATATTTTCTGTGAGGATCAGAAAATATTTGAGGCTAAAGCTCCAGCTGTCTGCCTTGTTTATTACCCAACAGACAGCTTCACATTCTACAAAAGTTTTTATTCTTTCATGTGTCAAATTCTTGTTCAAGTTGTTCAGATTTATTCATATatccttctttttctcctttacAGGCAGGAAGAACTCTATGCTTTTGCGGAAGTCTTCCCAAGGTGGATCTCTGGGGGGCAGTATGGGTCGTGGTGGAGGCCGGGGCGGAGGGGGCCCAGGAGCTGGGGGGGGCCTTACAGCAGGGTCTCTGGGTTCCTGTGACAGTATGCTGGTGCAGCAGATTGTTAAACATGACAGCATGCCAGCAATGCAGGACGCCATCGCAGCTGCTGCGGCAGGAAGGAGTGGAGTGATGGGAGGGAGTGGCACGGTGTCCCCTCGGCCACGTCCTGTCATCTGGGCACCGCTGGTCCATGCTCCCTTGCAGGCTGCAGCTGCCACGAGTAATGTAGCTATTGCCCTCatgcaccagcagcagcagcagcagcagcagcagctccagcagctccagcagcaaCATGCTCTTGGAGGGACTTTTTTTCTGCCTTCCCCTCTGATCTCCCCTTCACCCTCGTCCTCctttcctctttctcctcctcgtGCTCCTGTAATACAACCCCTTCGCCCCTCTGTGAGCTCTCTCATCGGGATGATGACAATGGGAGGAATGAGTGGTTTGTCCCCAAGAGGAGgatttcctgcctccccttcaACCATGGGCCCTCCAGGAGGGATGACATCACCTCCGATTGCTAAAACACCACCCACTCCAGCTTCTACTGTCCCAACTTCTATCCAACAAGGAAGGACTCTCCACTACAGCCCCCGCTTTCAGCCTGATCATTCCTCGGTGACTGCAACACCAACAGGGGCAGGTACAGGGCCAACTCCACCACTCTACAAGGTATTAACCACCAATCCAGCAGCCTCTTCCAGTGCTCCATCAGAAGGCAACACCGGTCAGCAGGGTGCAAAAGAGGCTCTGTTACGTCATGGTGGAAATAGCTATCAGGGTCTGCCAGCATTAGGCAGACTGACCCAGGAGGCCAGGCTGCGGTCGGCCTCACAGCCCACTCTGCCTCACCGCTCCTGGGCCGGAGTGCAGCCTCACCCTCCCCTCCATCGTAAGGCCTCTGGTGGGAATTTGTTGGCTGCTCCTTTCTTGGCAGGGCAGTTAGCCAGGGGAGTGAGTGCAGGTTTTCTTACCTCTAACCCTCCAGTTCAGCTGGTGACAAACATACCATTTACGGTCCAAGCACAAGCCACCGTTCCAGTTCAGCTCACAAtaacagccacacacacactgtccaCAGCTCAGTCTGCCTCTTTACCCGCAGCTGCACACATGCCCTCTATGGGTTCTTTGCCATCTTCCTCCCCTCCAAAGCAGACCCCACTATCCTCTGCTGCCCCATCACCTGCACCTACTCCTTTGGCTCCTACAGCTGTGCTCTCTCAGACACCTCGTCCAAAGCCAGTCCCAACAACCCCTTCTCgctcctcctcccctcccccctgcTCCACCTCGCCTTCAGCAGGAGCAAGCCTACAGTCGACTCCCCGTCCAAAACCCCTTCCTCCACCTTCTTCTCgctcttcctctccctctccaTCATCCACACCACCCCCATCCTCTGTTTCTATTCCAATTCCTCTCCCTCAACCCCACGGGCCCAAAACATCACTTACATCCTCTTCTCCCCCTTCCTCTTTGCTAACATCTCCCCCGCCACGTCCCCAGAGCCCTAGAGCCAAGGCATCGAACACACCACCTCCGGCTTCTCCGTTGTCTGGCCCCAGTCCTGCCCTGACTCCAGCCCTTTCACCCATACTGACTCCCACTCAGACAACCCGTACCCGACCTTCTACTCCTTCCCAAACTCCTACTCCAACCATCACACCAGTAGCTCCTTCCCAGACGCTTACACCTACATCTCCCCCTTCTCCTGTCCCTGTAACATCTTGCACCACCCTGAGTAAATCCCAAAGTCCAACACCTTGTCTCCAGCCCTCTGTCCCCGTTTCAGTCAGAGGCCTGACTTTAAGCCAGGTCGCAAAACAAGCCTCACCTCTTACCATGACGCAAACTTCtacccctgctccaacaccTGCTGGCACCAACCCTCCAACTAAAGTCACTTTCTCGGTTCATCCTGTGAGGCAAACCTCTCCTGTTCTTACTCAAAGCCCCACATCAGACTCGAGCCGTATCCCCAAACAAATCCCATCAGCAACCTCATCCTCAACAGCTCTATGTCCAAATCCGAGCTCCACTAACCCTTCCTCCCTTTCTaccacctcctccaccaccaccactccTCCCAGTGTTCAGTCTGCCTCTGTTCCCTCCCCAAAACAAACCACCACAGCTACCACTACCCACTCCCAAAAACTGAACACACCCTCGGTTCCTGTCCAGACCTCTCAAGCATCCACTCCCACACCCAACCAGACAGCACATGCAGCCACCGCCACCAACTCCACCTCCCCTAAAGGTGGGAAAAAAGACCTTCAGCTGTCACTTGCCAGAAAAGACTCGGAGGGACTGAGGCACAAACTGCCTGCCAACATGTAAGAAAGAAGAGGGAGAACATTTCAAAGGACTTTGTGTTGCAGCCGGTGCTGATTAGCAGAGCCATGAATATGCAGATGAGTTGGTACCAGGCAGCCGATGGTTTCACATGGACAGATACatcttctttgcatttattctagGATGTGATTGTCTTAGAACATCTGGTGTTTGTGTGACTTTCAGCCAAGACATCGATCAAGGAGAAAGACTTAATGGGTCTCTTGAGTGGGAGGTACTTGAAATGGTAGAGTAATAAACGTCCaaatgtatacatacatatctGTTATAGTGATTGTCAGAGGAAGCAGGGGAGCTGAAATGGAAATAGGCTGCACTATAATATACATACACAGAAAAACTAGACAGAAGCTACAGCTTGGAGTGTTAAAAGCTGCTGAAAACAGCAATACTAGTGAtgcattttattcatttgtgaCAGGAAATAAGCTTGACAATGATTATAAATGTGATAATATAACAATGTTTTTGCTGTTGGGATGAAAGTCCATTGTGACATCAAAATGCAGGAAATAGAGCAGATACTTCCTGGTTTCCAGCACCAACTCCCTCGTGCTGCCCATTCTTCACCAAAGTGTAATATTTTCTCATCAGATTAACGATGATTAGCATTTAAAAATCACTGTAAAGTTGGTACTAATGAATTTTAATAATTAGGAGCAGTTCACTGGTAGTTCTGTTGTCCCAGGTGTGTGGTGTTTAGTTTTTGAACAATACAAAATTTTCAAACTTACATGTTCACTTTGACAGTTTCTGtcagttgtgtttttgtgtgtgcatgacACACGGTACGGCTCTTCTGTGCACTGTGCTCACAGGATTTTGTTCCACCCAGCTTCCCATATTGTAAATACGTGCCTCTCTGCGGGTCTGTTGTATGCTTCTTCACCCCTCGGCCTCTTTGTCTTTCATCTCTCGTCTGTCTAGCTGCCTTTCATCTGATTTCATCAGATTTCACAGCTCTGGCTGCTAACTGTTTCTTTGACGCTTGCAGACTCACTTCCTTTCTCTCGGTTTGCCCGACACTCTGCTGCCGTCAGCCTCATGTTCAACTGGCAGTCTCCTCCTTATGTTGCCCTGTTACTCTGTTTTAGCACAGTTTCCAGTAATGTTTAATGTTTTCTGTGGGTagcaacaaaacatttttgtctTAACCCCTGATACCATGTTGCCTAGCCTATATATTAAGGaccaaatgttttatttttatttatcacAGCTTTagcttttgaaaagaaaaaatggctGCAAATTCAGTTTATATGATGATTTTGAGGGTGGTAATGAAGGTAATCCTTGTAATGATGAGGATGTTGAGAAGAAGGTGATGATGATGTACATCTGGGTATAAGAATAAAATGGATTTAGATATCAACTTGTATGTTGTGACACACTCATTTGTCTGCCTGCATGCAGCCAGCAGCACAGTTTATGGCTTTAATTTCAGTGAAGCAGTTTGGTTTAGTATTGAAGTAGCTTCACTTGCACTTGCAACATGCACGTCAGGTTAATCTGTGTCTCTAAATTGActcaggagtgagtgtgaggttttttgtctctatgtggcccaaTGACATctaggataggctccagcaacTTCTGCGTAGCCTCAATTGGGCTAAGCGGGTAAAGAAAACGGGTGGGTGGAGGGATAATTTCCACCAAGGCCCCATGCTCTACTTTGTAGTTTTAGGTAGAACGATCCAGCTCCTGCACCTGTCCACCAGGTTTTAGAAGATCCATTGTGGCGGTTTTCACATATTCAAAGTGTTAAAGGAAAATAAGTAATAGAATTTAGCTCTAAAAAACCTTTTGGAAAGGCATTGCTGACTTATTCTCAGTTCTGTGAGCAGGGATGCCGCCAGGATGTTATGAATAATGTGGTGATGAATACCCTCGACTTACCTTCCCACGCACCTCTGAGAGATCTggccaaaaaacagaaaaacaaaaagcagactGTCTCCTGGATTTTCCATATTCTGTTTTTCTAATCACTCAGTTATAGATTGTTATTTTTGTCCCTAAACCAATTCCTCCTGCTTGGCCTTCCCATTTGACTCTTACCCTCCATTATGCAGAAGTAAGATGCTCCTTTTCTTTTAGGGATCAATGACTTGTAATCATCTAGAGCTCAGGCCAAGTGACAGGGTCAATAGGACAAATTGGGATTGAGCCTTTAAATGAGGTCTTCCTCCATCATAGAAAGGTCTAAATGCTCTGTAAAGCCCTTATCTGCACTGCAAGAAAGAAATGTTACTGAGAACCACGAAAGCCCTCATTTAAAGAAACTAAATGAATACTGGAATTGGCAGAACAAACCATCAATTTTAGATAGTTAACTCTCTGAAGGCAGTGAGAACACTTTGATTCACATAAAAATACTTTCTCAGTGTGAACAGAAGTTGCTTTGGCACCGGTTGTGATGATATCCTTCATACACaaaggaataataataactccACATGCAGCACCAGAACGAGTGCTTTGATCCATTACTGAAGAAACTGTAATAGTACAGCACAAGATGtttataataatgataaaattgtgttcatatatatatatatatatatatatatttcaactTAAATTATTTTCTTAAACAATCTGAGAAGATTCCAGAGTAAATGTTagatgaaaataaaagagataTTACATATTTCATAGTTCAtaaatgtgttgtgttttttattgtttctgtcAGGTGCTTGCTGTGAAGTAAACAACCATAAAATGCTGTGTACAATATGTAGAAATATATATTTCAGTGGTTGAAAATAAAATCCCTTGAGGAATGAACAGCACTTCAGAATTCCAGCTTAAGTACAGATTTGGAATCAACCACCACTGCCATtgtgcattgtttctgtaattTCACTAAAATTACCCTGTAATTAGCatattttcattttactttGGATGGATTATCTGCATGGATTTTCAGTACGTCAAGTACTACTTTACTCTTGGATGTGAGCCGTGGTGATTCAGACCTCGACTTGTGCATGATATCTGAGGATTAGAGGTTTTGTGACTCAACCCGGCACTGCTGTGCAATAAAACAACTTGCTGCACGAGTTAATCAAAACTGTCTTCCCCAATCCTAATCCTGCACCTCTCAGCAGAGGACAGGCACACTCAGATCCAAGGTTAAGCTTGTAAATGTGGGGACACTTAATTCCCTGCTGCTCTTGAAAAGAACTAAATGAGCATTCACCCTCATAAGGGTGGATTACAGCAGCACTGCTACACCTGCTTCCCCTTCGCTTTCTGTGCCATTCTGTGTCTCATTTGTTCTCCCTTTTTGCTCATTAGTGTCCACGAGGTTTCCAACAGCTCTTCTGCACCACGCAGGCATACAGGAGAGAATTACTTTGCAAGAGTAAAGAGGCATTTGGGTTTACTTTTGTATTTGTACACTGTTTGATCAGCCCCAGCTGAGTCATCCACGGCAGCATAAATCTATCTGTAAAAGGATGATTACC
This window harbors:
- the LOC142380095 gene encoding uncharacterized protein LOC142380095, which translates into the protein MDGVAGGVGTPGSGGGSGGDTLPRRNGGDSKRRSKGSLPSPGYRLSLASLEGERGSFGADSASSGGRGRRLSIMSASTRDGFAFRTTGTPTTPVSLPPPPPSSSSGTAHPPPRLVGFAASRAALASTSSTGTGVMVVATGAETTTTACNTTAAGTPEMGGHFGLVGFGMGLGLDGEDYSNSNQSTFIQRQFGAMLQPGVNKFSLRMFGSHKAVALEQERLKSAGAWIIHPYSDFRFYWDLLMLLLMMGNLIILPVGITFFREENTPSWIIFNVVSDTLFMVDLVLNFRTGIIKEDSTEILLDPREIRQNYLKSWFLVDFVSSIPVDYIFLMMDSLDSEVYRTARALRIFRFTKILSLLRLLRLSRLIRYIHQWEEIFHMTYDLASAMVRIVNLIGMMLLLCHWDGCLQFLVPMLQDFPPDCWVSKNLMVNDTWGVQYSYALFKAMSHMLCIGYGAQAPEGMTDVWLTMLSMIVGATCYAMFIGHATALIQSLDSSRRQYQEKYKQVEQYMSFHKLPADMRQKIHEYYEHRFQGKMFDEENILGELSEPLKEEIVSFNCRSLVANMPLFANADPNFVTAVLTKLRFEVFQPFDFIIREGTVGRKMYFIQHGRVSVLTRGNKETKLSDGSYFGEICLLTRGRRTASVRADTYCRLYSLSVDSFNEVLEEHPMMRRAFETVAVDRLDRIGRKNSMLLRKSSQGGSLGGSMGRGGGRGGGGPGAGGGLTAGSLGSCDSMLVQQIVKHDSMPAMQDAIAAAAAGRSGVMGGSGTVSPRPRPVIWAPLVHAPLQAAAATSNVAIALMHQQQQQQQQQLQQLQQQHALGGTFFLPSPLISPSPSSSFPLSPPRAPVIQPLRPSVSSLIGMMTMGGMSGLSPRGGFPASPSTMGPPGGMTSPPIAKTPPTPASTVPTSIQQGRTLHYSPRFQPDHSSVTATPTGAGTGPTPPLYKVLTTNPAASSSAPSEGNTGQQGAKEALLRHGGNSYQGLPALGRLTQEARLRSASQPTLPHRSWAGVQPHPPLHRKASGGNLLAAPFLAGQLARGVSAGFLTSNPPVQLVTNIPFTVQAQATVPVQLTITATHTLSTAQSASLPAAAHMPSMGSLPSSSPPKQTPLSSAAPSPAPTPLAPTAVLSQTPRPKPVPTTPSRSSSPPPCSTSPSAGASLQSTPRPKPLPPPSSRSSSPSPSSTPPPSSVSIPIPLPQPHGPKTSLTSSSPPSSLLTSPPPRPQSPRAKASNTPPPASPLSGPSPALTPALSPILTPTQTTRTRPSTPSQTPTPTITPVAPSQTLTPTSPPSPVPVTSCTTLSKSQSPTPCLQPSVPVSVRGLTLSQVAKQASPLTMTQTSTPAPTPAGTNPPTKVTFSVHPVRQTSPVLTQSPTSDSSRIPKQIPSATSSSTALCPNPSSTNPSSLSTTSSTTTTPPSVQSASVPSPKQTTTATTTHSQKLNTPSVPVQTSQASTPTPNQTAHAATATNSTSPKGGKKDLQLSLARKDSEGLRHKLPANM